The following are encoded in a window of Caballeronia sp. NK8 genomic DNA:
- a CDS encoding undecaprenyl-phosphate glucose phosphotransferase, which produces MRDIQGLLARFFDIAMVVGGATIASRIRFDNVAEPGYYMPFVAIAAAFALVLFPGFGVYESWRGRSKVVLASHVSLAWLVVQACVLVLMFSLHRLDDVSRLWFAYWTAMSGAWMIVGRLLTHAVLARMRLAGMNFHQVAVVGCGEHCESIMRRIERANQSGFRTIAVYNASPDVPITSRVPVFDDFDAFVRHVREHHVHEVWLALPLSQDRTILRFVNEFREDLVNVRFIPDVRSLALFESGVTDLLGVAAINLVASPLSQRALLQKDVFDRLFALAALTAVAPLLICIAFAVKLSSPGPVFFRQRRKGADGHEFTIYKFRSMRMHIEEAGVLRQATRDDPRVTRVGAFLRRTSLDELPQFFNVLRGDMSVVGPRPHALEHDDLYRKVVSGYIHRYRVKPGITGWAQVNGFRGETDRIEKMEARVAHDLYYLGNWSFALDMRIIMATIFKGMRNSNAY; this is translated from the coding sequence ATGCGCGATATTCAGGGATTGCTGGCGCGGTTTTTCGATATCGCCATGGTGGTGGGCGGCGCGACGATCGCGTCGCGGATCAGGTTCGACAACGTCGCCGAGCCGGGCTATTACATGCCGTTCGTCGCCATTGCCGCGGCCTTTGCACTCGTGCTGTTCCCGGGCTTCGGCGTATACGAGTCATGGCGCGGACGCAGCAAGGTGGTGCTGGCGAGCCACGTATCGCTGGCGTGGCTGGTCGTGCAGGCCTGTGTGCTCGTGCTGATGTTCTCGCTGCATCGGCTCGACGATGTCTCGCGCCTCTGGTTCGCCTACTGGACCGCGATGTCGGGCGCCTGGATGATCGTGGGACGCCTGCTCACGCATGCGGTGCTCGCGCGCATGCGTCTGGCCGGCATGAACTTTCATCAGGTGGCCGTGGTGGGATGCGGCGAGCACTGTGAATCGATCATGCGCAGGATCGAGCGCGCGAATCAATCAGGTTTTCGGACGATCGCCGTCTACAACGCGTCGCCCGATGTACCGATCACGTCACGCGTACCGGTCTTCGATGATTTCGACGCATTCGTCAGGCACGTGCGCGAGCACCATGTGCACGAAGTGTGGCTCGCATTGCCGCTATCGCAGGATCGAACCATCCTGCGTTTCGTGAACGAGTTTCGTGAAGATCTCGTCAACGTGCGTTTCATTCCCGATGTGCGCAGTCTTGCGCTCTTCGAAAGCGGCGTGACAGACCTGCTCGGGGTGGCCGCGATCAATCTCGTGGCTTCTCCGCTTTCGCAAAGGGCGCTTCTGCAGAAAGATGTGTTCGACCGCCTTTTCGCGCTCGCAGCGCTGACCGCGGTCGCACCGCTTCTCATCTGCATCGCATTCGCGGTCAAGCTGAGTTCGCCCGGACCGGTGTTTTTCAGGCAACGCCGCAAAGGGGCCGACGGGCACGAATTCACCATCTACAAGTTCCGTTCGATGCGTATGCATATCGAAGAGGCCGGCGTGCTGAGACAGGCCACGCGCGACGACCCGCGCGTGACGCGTGTGGGCGCGTTCCTGCGGCGCACGAGCCTCGACGAACTTCCGCAGTTTTTCAATGTCCTGCGCGGCGACATGTCCGTCGTGGGGCCGCGTCCGCACGCGCTCGAACACGACGATCTGTATCGGAAGGTAGTGTCGGGCTATATCCATCGTTATCGGGTCAAACCGGGAATTACGGGCTGGGCGCAGGTCAACGGCTTTCGCGGTGAAACGGACCGGATAGAAAAGATGGAAGCGCGCGTTGCGCACGATTTGTACTATCTGGGGAACTGGTCGTTCGCGCTCGACATGCGGATCATCATGGCGACAATCTTCAAGGGCATGCGCAATAGCAACGCTTATTGA
- a CDS encoding aspartate/glutamate racemase family protein — protein sequence MQTKRIRLGILTPSSNTALEPLTCAMLSALPHVSAHFARFTVTEISLRDAALGQFDVRRILEAARQLADARVDVIGWSGTSAGWLGFERDEALCRQLTEATGIPATTSVLALNEILAQTGVRRLGIVSPYSDDVQTRIIRNYERLGIECVAERHLGLSENFSFAEVPDDVLAEMMREAAFARPDAVTTFCTNLHAAHLARPFERETDIPAYDTVATVVWKALRMLDVDTSPLSSWGTMFDVTPPRRSSFATGIPSATSETAF from the coding sequence ATGCAAACGAAACGCATAAGACTCGGAATCCTGACGCCATCGTCCAACACCGCGCTCGAACCGCTTACCTGCGCGATGCTGAGCGCACTGCCGCACGTGAGCGCGCACTTCGCGCGCTTCACCGTGACCGAGATCAGCTTGCGCGATGCGGCGCTCGGCCAGTTCGACGTCCGCCGCATTCTCGAAGCCGCGCGCCAGCTCGCCGATGCGCGCGTGGACGTGATCGGCTGGAGCGGCACGTCGGCGGGCTGGCTCGGCTTCGAGCGCGACGAGGCGCTATGCCGTCAGTTGACGGAAGCGACCGGCATTCCCGCGACCACATCCGTGCTCGCGTTGAACGAGATCCTCGCGCAGACGGGCGTGCGGCGCCTCGGCATCGTTTCGCCCTATAGCGACGATGTGCAGACGCGCATCATCCGCAATTACGAAAGACTCGGCATCGAATGCGTGGCGGAACGGCATCTGGGTCTGAGCGAAAACTTCAGCTTCGCCGAGGTACCTGACGACGTTCTCGCCGAAATGATGCGCGAAGCCGCATTCGCGCGGCCCGATGCGGTGACGACGTTCTGCACGAACCTGCATGCCGCGCATCTGGCGCGACCATTCGAACGCGAGACGGACATTCCCGCTTACGACACGGTGGCCACTGTCGTGTGGAAAGCGTTGCGCATGCTCGACGTGGACACGTCGCCGCTATCGAGCTGGGGAACGATGTTCGATGTCACGCCACCTCGCCGCTCTTCTTTTGCGACCGGTATTCCGTCGGCGACATCAGAAACTGCTTTCTGA
- a CDS encoding GTP-binding protein, translated as MTHIHTTHNAFDKIPVTVLTGFLGAGKTTLLNYILREKHGHKIAVIENEFGEVGIDGGLVLESTEEIYEMTNGCVCCVGAVREDLVRIVRMLVERPERLDHIIVETSGLADPYPVAQTFFIDDPIAQRVTLDAVVTMVDAKHIAAHLDDLVLDGRDNQAVDQIVCADRIVINKVDLVTPQDIATLTERLRGLNATAEIVESSYAQIDLRGILGVGANEFAQQLVEADDHHDHHDHDHHDEDHDDHHHDDTVTSVGIEVDADVDLDALQAWLAELRASDATNLFRMKGIFAVKGQPYRYVLQGVHDIVELRAAQAWGSEPRSSRMVFIGRELDRAALTERFHACLAVPLMA; from the coding sequence ATGACTCACATCCACACCACGCATAACGCATTCGACAAGATTCCGGTCACGGTGCTGACCGGCTTTCTCGGCGCGGGCAAGACCACGCTGCTCAACTACATCCTGCGCGAAAAGCACGGTCACAAGATCGCGGTGATCGAGAACGAGTTCGGCGAAGTCGGCATCGACGGCGGACTCGTGCTCGAATCGACCGAAGAAATCTATGAAATGACCAACGGCTGCGTGTGCTGCGTCGGCGCGGTGCGCGAGGACCTCGTGCGTATCGTGAGGATGCTCGTCGAGCGGCCCGAACGGCTGGATCACATCATCGTCGAGACGAGCGGGCTCGCCGACCCCTATCCGGTTGCGCAGACCTTCTTCATCGACGATCCGATCGCGCAGCGCGTGACGCTCGACGCCGTCGTGACGATGGTCGATGCGAAGCATATCGCCGCGCATCTCGACGATCTCGTTCTCGATGGCCGCGACAACCAGGCCGTCGATCAGATCGTGTGCGCGGACCGCATCGTGATCAACAAGGTGGACCTGGTGACGCCGCAGGACATCGCGACGCTCACGGAGCGACTTCGCGGGCTCAATGCGACGGCCGAGATCGTCGAGTCGAGCTACGCGCAGATCGATCTGCGCGGCATTCTGGGCGTGGGCGCGAATGAGTTCGCGCAACAACTCGTCGAAGCGGACGATCACCATGACCACCATGACCACGATCATCATGACGAAGACCATGACGATCATCATCACGACGACACCGTTACATCGGTAGGCATCGAAGTCGACGCGGATGTCGATCTCGACGCGCTGCAGGCGTGGCTTGCCGAACTGCGCGCATCGGACGCGACGAATCTGTTCCGCATGAAGGGCATCTTCGCGGTGAAGGGCCAGCCGTATCGCTACGTGCTGCAAGGCGTGCACGACATCGTCGAATTGCGCGCGGCGCAGGCATGGGGCAGCGAGCCGCGCTCGTCGCGCATGGTGTTCATCGGACGCGAGCTCGACCGCGCCGCGCTGACCGAGCGCTTCCATGCCTGTCTCGCCGTGCCACTCATGGCCTGA
- a CDS encoding DegT/DnrJ/EryC1/StrS aminotransferase family protein: MIPVNEPLLDGNEKIYLNECIESGWISSDGAFVERFERAMANYVGRKHAIAVANGSAALDIAAAALQLGPDDEVIIPTHTIISCASAIVRTGARLRLVDSSADTWNMDVTKIEAAITSRTRAIMPVHTFGLPVDMAPVLALANRHGIAVIEDAAQAIGQTYDGRQCGSFGDISCFSFYANKHIATGEGGMILCDDDALAARARSLRNLCFKPERRFVHEELGWNYRMSSLQAAVGLAQFEKLDAHIARKRQLGQRYEALLRGVRGLELAPVACPYADNIYWVFGLILDHSLPIDADQARSMLADAGVSARPFFWPMHEQPVFRKQGLFDGEHYPVAERMSRRGLYLPSGLALTEAQQDKAVAAVRNMLATFL; encoded by the coding sequence ATGATCCCGGTAAATGAACCCCTGCTCGACGGTAACGAAAAGATTTATCTGAACGAATGCATCGAGAGTGGATGGATCTCTTCGGATGGCGCTTTCGTCGAGCGCTTCGAGCGGGCCATGGCGAATTACGTCGGACGCAAGCACGCGATTGCCGTGGCGAACGGCAGCGCGGCGCTCGATATAGCGGCCGCTGCGCTTCAACTCGGTCCCGACGATGAAGTGATCATCCCGACGCACACGATCATCTCCTGCGCATCGGCCATCGTCCGCACCGGCGCTCGCCTGCGGCTGGTCGATTCGAGCGCGGATACGTGGAACATGGATGTCACGAAGATCGAAGCCGCGATCACGAGCCGCACGCGCGCGATCATGCCGGTGCATACCTTTGGTCTGCCGGTCGACATGGCGCCTGTGCTCGCGCTCGCGAACCGGCATGGGATCGCCGTCATCGAGGATGCGGCGCAGGCCATCGGCCAGACCTACGACGGGCGCCAGTGCGGCAGTTTCGGCGATATCTCTTGCTTCAGTTTCTATGCGAACAAGCATATCGCGACGGGCGAAGGCGGCATGATCCTGTGCGACGACGATGCGCTCGCCGCACGCGCGCGTAGTTTGCGCAACCTGTGCTTCAAGCCGGAGAGACGTTTCGTTCACGAAGAACTCGGCTGGAATTACCGAATGAGCAGCCTCCAGGCGGCGGTCGGGCTCGCGCAATTCGAAAAGCTCGACGCGCATATCGCGCGAAAGCGGCAACTGGGGCAGCGTTACGAGGCGCTCTTGCGCGGCGTGAGAGGCCTCGAACTCGCGCCGGTGGCGTGCCCCTATGCCGATAACATTTATTGGGTGTTCGGTCTCATACTCGACCACAGCCTGCCCATCGATGCGGATCAGGCGCGCTCGATGCTGGCCGACGCGGGGGTCAGCGCACGGCCGTTCTTCTGGCCCATGCACGAACAGCCGGTGTTTCGCAAACAAGGCTTGTTCGATGGGGAGCATTACCCGGTCGCCGAACGCATGAGCCGGCGGGGACTCTATCTGCCGAGCGGCCTTGCACTCACCGAGGCCCAGCAAGACAAGGCAGTGGCCGCGGTTCGAAATATGCTGGCCACGTTCCTTTAA
- a CDS encoding mannose-1-phosphate guanylyltransferase/mannose-6-phosphate isomerase, which translates to MEIATSSEDATRAQEPGIQACRRIVPVILAGGSGTRLWPMSREQFPKQLIGVVGRDSLLQATVTRMEGFAGNFDVDAQPIIVCGEEHRFTTEEQVRLCGVDARIIVEPARRDTAPALTLAALAAIAQDEDAILVAMPSDHSISNIAALHGAIAIAAEYAERGMIVTLGVPPTRPDTGFGYIRIGEPLDDGAHLIDRFVEKPAAELAAQYVAAQSYWWNSGIFIVRASVWLAALQHLNGEMHATCAAALKDGKAEGHFIRPCPLQFGRVPSDSIDYAVMEHIGDAGSPCKGVVVPLAAGWSDLGSWDAVWDAMDKDESGNVASGRVVFEGATSSYARSEGGRLVACVGTANVVVIDTDDAVLVADRAHAQDIKQLVTRIREQHAPEAEMHRKVRRPWGFYDSIERGERFQVKRIVVAPGARLSLQMHHHRAEHWVVVRGTALVTRGDDQFLLSENESTFIPLGVRHRLENPGKVQLEIIEVQSGSYLGEDDIVRLDDCYGRI; encoded by the coding sequence ATGGAAATCGCAACGAGTTCCGAAGATGCAACGCGTGCGCAAGAGCCGGGCATTCAGGCTTGCCGTCGCATCGTGCCGGTCATTCTCGCGGGCGGTTCGGGCACACGCCTGTGGCCGATGTCACGCGAGCAGTTCCCGAAGCAACTGATCGGCGTGGTTGGAAGGGATTCACTGCTGCAAGCTACCGTCACACGAATGGAAGGGTTCGCGGGCAACTTCGACGTCGACGCACAACCGATCATCGTGTGCGGCGAGGAGCATCGCTTTACGACTGAAGAACAGGTGCGCCTCTGCGGTGTCGATGCGCGGATCATCGTCGAACCCGCGCGCCGCGATACCGCGCCGGCACTCACACTCGCAGCGCTCGCGGCCATCGCGCAGGACGAGGATGCGATCCTGGTGGCGATGCCGTCTGATCATTCCATTTCGAACATCGCCGCGCTGCACGGCGCGATTGCAATCGCGGCGGAATATGCCGAGCGCGGCATGATCGTGACGCTCGGCGTGCCGCCCACGCGGCCCGATACCGGTTTCGGCTATATCCGCATCGGCGAGCCGCTCGATGACGGCGCGCATCTGATCGATCGTTTCGTCGAAAAGCCCGCTGCCGAACTCGCCGCGCAATACGTCGCGGCGCAGAGCTATTGGTGGAACAGCGGCATATTCATCGTACGGGCAAGCGTGTGGCTCGCGGCGCTCCAGCACCTCAACGGCGAGATGCATGCGACATGCGCCGCCGCGCTGAAAGATGGCAAGGCCGAAGGTCATTTCATTCGTCCATGCCCGCTTCAGTTCGGCCGCGTGCCGTCCGACTCGATCGATTACGCGGTGATGGAGCACATCGGCGACGCCGGTTCGCCTTGCAAGGGCGTGGTCGTGCCGCTGGCGGCAGGATGGTCGGATCTGGGCTCGTGGGATGCCGTATGGGACGCAATGGACAAGGACGAGTCCGGCAACGTCGCGAGCGGACGTGTGGTGTTCGAAGGGGCGACGTCGAGTTATGCGCGCTCCGAAGGCGGACGGCTGGTCGCATGTGTGGGGACGGCCAACGTCGTGGTCATCGATACCGATGATGCCGTGCTCGTCGCGGATCGCGCACATGCGCAGGACATCAAGCAGCTGGTTACGCGTATCCGCGAGCAGCACGCGCCGGAAGCGGAGATGCATCGCAAGGTGCGGCGTCCGTGGGGCTTTTACGATTCAATCGAACGCGGCGAACGCTTTCAGGTCAAGCGTATCGTCGTGGCGCCGGGCGCGAGGTTATCGCTGCAGATGCATCATCATCGCGCGGAGCATTGGGTCGTCGTGCGCGGCACGGCGCTTGTGACGCGCGGCGACGACCAGTTTCTGCTTTCCGAAAACGAATCCACTTTCATTCCTCTCGGCGTACGCCATCGGCTGGAAAATCCGGGCAAGGTGCAACTCGAAATCATCGAGGTGCAATCGGGTTCCTATCTCGGCGAAGACGACATCGTGCGTCTCGACGATTGCTACGGCCGCATCTGA
- a CDS encoding class I SAM-dependent methyltransferase, translating to MSFSKRYSQYYDLFYHEKNYKAEAAFVTDLLGRHGIVGGNLMDLGCGTGRHAAEFATTGFSVAGVDMSADMLARADARRITLPGMVAKRLKFQQGDARTVRTEELYDAVVSLFHVASYQTTNADFMAMCHTAATHLPRSGLFLFDCWYGPAVLADPPKVRVKRASSEDTAVIRIAEPMMRPHDNTVAVNYTILMTDWQTQCVETVLETHVMRYMFKPEVELMLDLSGFEVLDSVRWMGGELSAEDLSATFVARKR from the coding sequence ATGAGCTTCAGCAAGCGATACTCGCAATACTATGATCTTTTCTATCACGAGAAGAACTACAAGGCGGAGGCAGCGTTCGTCACTGACCTCCTCGGCCGGCACGGAATCGTCGGCGGCAATCTGATGGATCTCGGTTGCGGAACCGGCCGGCATGCAGCCGAATTCGCAACGACAGGATTCAGCGTCGCCGGCGTGGACATGAGCGCGGATATGCTCGCCCGTGCCGATGCACGCCGCATCACGCTGCCGGGCATGGTCGCGAAGCGGCTGAAGTTTCAGCAAGGCGACGCGCGCACCGTCAGGACCGAAGAGCTTTACGACGCCGTGGTCTCGCTGTTTCATGTCGCGAGCTATCAGACGACCAACGCCGACTTCATGGCGATGTGCCACACCGCGGCCACGCATCTGCCGCGCTCGGGCCTCTTTCTCTTCGATTGCTGGTACGGCCCGGCCGTGCTCGCCGATCCGCCGAAAGTGCGCGTCAAACGTGCGTCGAGCGAAGATACCGCCGTGATACGCATCGCCGAGCCCATGATGCGTCCGCACGATAACACCGTCGCAGTGAATTACACGATCCTCATGACGGACTGGCAAACGCAATGCGTCGAGACGGTGCTCGAGACACACGTCATGCGCTACATGTTCAAGCCGGAAGTGGAACTGATGCTGGACCTGAGCGGTTTTGAAGTGCTGGACAGCGTGCGATGGATGGGCGGCGAACTCAGCGCCGAGGATCTGTCAGCGACGTTCGTCGCGCGCAAGAGATGA
- a CDS encoding GlxA family transcriptional regulator: protein MSHATAFGDAEISSLYHSSEERVTSLIGILLYDGFSLLGAGTLAEALHIANELQSSGPSKSVRYSVRLVSARGGAIACSSSVCVWTERLGGQRFQGFDALYIAGGTGVARAATDEGLIEVLRIACSQSRVVNSLGNGDVLLSAAGVSRRAWASVERGAWNPGASKSGPSTERGDALINSLALVKRDLGYDVATSVADRLASCNDQHLPIMLSTIGTTTLAEKAQESARWLERNCGRAISVGDAARTVAMSERNFLRLFKREMGLTPSQYLLRARLDLSCELLAKSDLPIDKIARRTGLTNGERFSKVFRKQFLMSPTEYRSQKKSGEVA from the coding sequence ATGTCCCACGCGACAGCCTTCGGCGATGCAGAGATCAGCAGCCTTTATCACTCATCGGAAGAGAGAGTGACAAGCCTCATAGGAATTCTGTTGTACGACGGATTCTCGCTGCTGGGCGCAGGCACGCTTGCCGAGGCGCTTCATATCGCCAACGAATTGCAGTCATCCGGTCCGAGCAAGAGCGTGAGATATAGCGTTCGCCTCGTCTCGGCGCGCGGTGGCGCGATCGCCTGTTCGTCGTCCGTTTGCGTGTGGACCGAGCGGCTCGGCGGTCAGCGGTTTCAGGGCTTCGATGCCCTGTATATCGCGGGTGGAACGGGTGTCGCCCGTGCGGCCACGGACGAGGGGCTCATCGAGGTATTGAGGATCGCGTGCTCGCAAAGCCGCGTGGTCAACTCACTCGGCAACGGCGACGTGCTGCTCTCGGCAGCGGGCGTGTCGCGGCGCGCCTGGGCTTCGGTGGAGCGCGGCGCATGGAATCCCGGTGCGTCGAAGAGCGGACCGTCGACGGAACGCGGCGATGCGCTGATCAATTCGCTTGCGCTCGTCAAACGCGATCTGGGTTATGACGTCGCGACATCGGTCGCCGATCGCCTCGCCTCGTGCAACGACCAGCATCTGCCGATCATGCTCAGCACGATCGGAACGACCACGCTCGCGGAGAAAGCGCAGGAATCGGCGCGCTGGCTCGAACGTAACTGCGGACGTGCGATCTCCGTCGGCGACGCGGCGCGTACCGTCGCGATGAGCGAACGCAACTTCCTGCGGCTCTTCAAGCGCGAAATGGGTTTGACGCCTTCGCAATATCTTCTGCGCGCACGCCTCGATCTCAGTTGCGAGCTGCTCGCCAAAAGCGATTTGCCGATAGACAAGATCGCGCGCAGAACCGGACTCACCAACGGCGAACGGTTTTCGAAGGTGTTCAGAAAGCAGTTTCTGATGTCGCCGACGGAATACCGGTCGCAAAAGAAGAGCGGCGAGGTGGCGTGA
- a CDS encoding nucleobase:cation symporter-2 family protein: MNTDQHPVDRVLPKRQMITLGLQHMLVAYIGAIAVPLIVASALKMSPADTTVLISTALFCSGISTVLQTVGFWKFGVRLPILQGVAFSSVGPVIAIGMSPGVGFAGVCGAVIGAGVFTMFAAPLVGRLRRFFPPVVTGCIVTVIGLQLFPVAYQWAGGGEHAQQHFGALPYLSVALFVALVILAINRFANAFLRNLSVLIGLIGGSALACVLGMGDFRNVADAPWFTMPLPFHFGMPVFSVVPVLTMIVVMVVQMVESMGLFVAIGDIVDKNISEEDAVRGMRANGLASAIAGMFAAFPFIAFMENVGLVILTGVRSRWVVAVSGVLMCVVALVPKFGAVVASTPAAALGGAGIAMFGVVVAAGVQTLAKVDFERNRYNVLIVGFTIATALIPVMAPQVFRQMPEWTQPFVHSGVVLACLVSVVLNAVLNGAHEDDVVPAHNMVRE, from the coding sequence ATGAACACCGACCAACACCCCGTCGATCGCGTCCTGCCCAAACGGCAGATGATCACGCTCGGCCTGCAGCACATGCTCGTCGCTTATATCGGCGCGATTGCCGTGCCGTTGATCGTCGCATCCGCATTGAAGATGTCGCCCGCCGACACCACCGTGCTCATCAGCACGGCGCTCTTCTGCTCGGGCATCTCGACGGTGCTGCAGACCGTCGGGTTCTGGAAGTTCGGCGTGCGCCTGCCGATCCTGCAAGGTGTCGCGTTCAGCAGCGTGGGCCCGGTCATCGCGATCGGCATGAGTCCTGGCGTCGGCTTCGCGGGCGTGTGCGGCGCGGTGATCGGCGCGGGCGTGTTCACGATGTTCGCCGCGCCGCTCGTCGGACGCTTGCGCCGCTTCTTTCCACCTGTCGTGACGGGCTGCATCGTCACCGTGATCGGCCTGCAGCTCTTTCCGGTCGCGTACCAGTGGGCGGGCGGCGGCGAGCATGCGCAGCAGCACTTCGGCGCGCTGCCGTATCTGAGCGTCGCGTTGTTCGTCGCGCTGGTGATCCTTGCGATCAACCGCTTCGCCAATGCGTTCCTGCGCAATCTATCGGTGCTGATCGGCCTGATCGGGGGCAGTGCCCTGGCCTGCGTGCTCGGCATGGGCGACTTCCGCAATGTCGCCGACGCGCCGTGGTTCACGATGCCGCTGCCGTTTCACTTCGGCATGCCGGTGTTTTCCGTGGTGCCCGTACTGACCATGATCGTCGTGATGGTCGTGCAGATGGTCGAGTCGATGGGTCTCTTCGTCGCGATCGGCGATATCGTCGACAAGAACATCAGCGAAGAGGACGCGGTGCGCGGCATGCGTGCAAACGGACTCGCGAGCGCGATTGCGGGGATGTTCGCTGCGTTCCCGTTCATCGCGTTCATGGAGAACGTGGGCCTCGTCATTCTGACCGGCGTGCGCAGCCGATGGGTCGTCGCGGTGAGCGGCGTGCTCATGTGCGTGGTCGCGCTGGTGCCTAAGTTCGGCGCGGTGGTGGCCTCGACGCCTGCGGCCGCGCTCGGCGGCGCGGGCATCGCGATGTTCGGCGTGGTGGTCGCCGCGGGCGTGCAGACGCTTGCGAAAGTGGACTTCGAGCGCAATCGCTACAACGTGCTGATCGTCGGCTTCACCATTGCGACCGCGCTGATTCCCGTGATGGCGCCACAGGTCTTCAGGCAGATGCCCGAGTGGACGCAGCCCTTCGTGCACAGCGGCGTGGTGCTCGCGTGTCTCGTATCGGTCGTGCTGAACGCCGTGCTCAACGGCGCGCACGAAGATGACGTCGTGCCTGCGCACAACATGGTGCGCGAGTAA
- a CDS encoding amidohydrolase family protein: MNTQNQALLIKRPVAVMSGLRGDAARLGQVDIRIRHGIIEAIAPDLEARDGERVIDARSCVVYPGWVNTHHHLFQNLLKAVPSGINADLQEWLAAVPYPRLARFTPDLARVAARLGMAELLLSGVTTCADHHYLYHADGTTETGDLLFDEAASFGLRFVLCRGGALQAAGDHPGFSKVALKPETLDQMLADIERLKTRYHDARAASMRRVVVAPTTPTFSLPPALLPEIARAARGMGLRMHTHLSETRRYVDFCRERFDKLPVEFVAEHEWLGPDVWFAHLVHLEASEIAMLAETGSGCAHCPVSNARLGSGIAPAPQMAAAGVPMSLAVDGVASNESGSMINEAHFAWLVHRAAQGVSATTVEETIHWGSAGGAGVLGLDAVGTLEVGKAADLVLYDIDDPRFYGYHDLAVAPVTSGEPARVRYNVVNGRVVVDDGVIPGLDLDALRHEAAEGVKILLAD, encoded by the coding sequence ATGAATACGCAAAACCAAGCATTGCTAATCAAACGACCGGTTGCCGTAATGAGCGGATTGCGCGGCGATGCCGCGCGTCTCGGCCAGGTCGACATTCGCATCCGTCACGGCATCATCGAAGCCATTGCGCCGGATCTGGAAGCACGCGACGGCGAACGCGTCATCGATGCGCGTTCCTGTGTCGTCTATCCGGGCTGGGTGAACACGCATCATCATCTGTTCCAGAATCTGCTGAAAGCCGTGCCTTCGGGCATCAACGCAGATTTGCAGGAATGGCTCGCAGCGGTCCCTTATCCGCGCCTCGCACGCTTCACGCCGGACCTCGCGCGTGTCGCCGCACGCCTTGGCATGGCCGAACTGCTGTTGTCGGGCGTGACGACGTGCGCGGATCATCACTATCTCTATCACGCGGATGGCACCACGGAGACAGGCGACCTGCTGTTCGACGAAGCGGCGTCGTTCGGCCTGCGCTTCGTGCTCTGTCGCGGCGGCGCGTTGCAGGCGGCGGGCGATCATCCCGGCTTCTCGAAGGTCGCGCTGAAACCCGAGACGCTCGATCAGATGCTTGCCGATATCGAACGCCTGAAAACGCGCTATCACGATGCACGCGCGGCATCGATGCGCCGCGTCGTGGTCGCACCCACCACGCCGACCTTCTCGCTGCCGCCCGCGCTGTTGCCCGAAATCGCGCGGGCGGCGCGCGGCATGGGTCTGCGCATGCACACGCATCTTTCGGAGACGCGGCGCTATGTCGACTTTTGCCGCGAACGCTTCGACAAGCTGCCGGTCGAGTTCGTCGCCGAGCACGAATGGCTCGGCCCCGATGTATGGTTCGCCCATCTCGTGCATCTCGAAGCGAGCGAAATCGCGATGCTCGCCGAAACTGGCAGCGGTTGCGCGCACTGCCCCGTCAGCAACGCGCGGCTCGGCAGCGGCATCGCCCCCGCGCCGCAGATGGCCGCGGCAGGCGTGCCCATGTCGCTCGCGGTGGATGGCGTGGCATCGAACGAGTCGGGCAGCATGATCAACGAGGCGCACTTCGCGTGGCTCGTGCATCGCGCGGCGCAGGGCGTCTCGGCGACGACCGTCGAGGAGACCATTCATTGGGGCAGCGCGGGCGGCGCGGGCGTGCTCGGCCTCGATGCAGTCGGCACACTCGAAGTCGGCAAGGCCGCGGACCTCGTGCTGTACGACATCGATGATCCGCGCTTCTACGGCTACCACGATCTCGCGGTGGCGCCGGTGACGTCGGGCGAGCCTGCGCGCGTGCGCTACAACGTCGTGAACGGCCGGGTAGTCGTCGATGACGGTGTGATTCCCGGACTCGATCTCGACGCGCTGCGCCACGAAGCCGCCGAGGGCGTGAAGATTCTACTGGCCGATTAG